Below is a genomic region from Populus trichocarpa isolate Nisqually-1 chromosome 15, P.trichocarpa_v4.1, whole genome shotgun sequence.
gaaaatcaaaatgaaaattaagccatgagaactagagATTAAATTGTTGATCATAAACCAAGGGACTTCCACAAAATTCACATTAGTCATGCAATTTTTCTGGTTCTCCTTCAACAACAAAAGGATAGATTATAACACAGAGACCAAATTTCGAAACTTTTCACAAAACTTCAACAGCAGCAAAACATAAAcagcaaagaaaaacaagaacccaaaaaaactagaaacacagagagaagaCTCACAGCACATTGGCATGCTGAATATCAGCCTCAAGAACCTTAAGGGTGTCTTGGTAAGATGACATAGTAGCAAGCTCATGATAGTCCATCATCTCTCTTACTTGCTTATGGTCTAAATTTACTTAAATAAACTtttctaaattagaaaaaaaaatattacaagaaagaaatgatcaaagaaaggaaaatgcaAAAAGTTTTGCTTGCTTGTTGAACAAAAATCAacgaaacaaaaggaaaagttCTTTGAAGTCTAAAGTCTAGAAGAAGGGGTGAGAAGGAAAGCGTATGAGGCAACTTGGTCATGAAAATTACCCATTGTCGCCTACTTAACATGAGagatttttgaaattgttttcaagattttcagttgattattttattttggtgaacAGTTAAGATTCATGGTTTGACTTTAGTTCTTGGAGTTGGATTGTCTTTTGGGGGTACAGCTATGAGCAGGTGATTGCTTCCTCCAATCAAGAACCATCTTTTTTGGTCAAGGAtttgggataaaaaattatgtatctaatcttaattaattcttcaggATCATTGAGCTGGATGGAGCTTAAGCATTTTTGccaattttaagttttaacccTCGACGGGCTGTGCCATTGCCAAGGCTAATAGCCTGTgtacaagaatatttttattttgcgtCTTGGAGGGGAAATATGGATTAGTACTAGTCAAAATTGTTGAAcagaagagaaagaaacaaaagtcaATCTTCAAATGCACCCAAAAACAGAGGGAGGGAGGCGGAGACTTTTTGACTTGTAAACGGATTAACAAAACATAACTACCTTATTTATCAAGGCAGGACTGCAGTCATGGCGTGTTTGGAATAAcgataacaattgtttttatttaaaaatatattaaaataatatatatatattttttaaaattatttttaatataaaaaatatatataaataataattttaagcaaaataaaatttagtttttgtgAAACTTTGCTTGGGTTGGCCTTAACGTTATAGAACTCGACTTTTCCAAggtaaagcaaaaacaaaagaaaagtattTCCTCGtctcataaatataaaatccgagaaaacatcaattaatccattaattaacgtgtgtttttcctttattaacttattaattaatatttttccttttaaatttaaatagtcAATATTCATTAAACATTAAAGAATATGATAGGAAATCCAATCCTTATAAAATATCGATTTTCAAATGGCCTGAAAATTAgcaaaagtttcattttcataTCTTTATGCTCCAAGACAAGATTTATCTATTTGATCATAAatgtttaagaaaagaaaactggTTGGAAAGTTGGGCCTCCTTTGCCAGCAGCAAGCAAATGAGCTATTGGCTCTCTAGGCCTGTAAACTGCGACCATCCATCATCGGACAGAGTCATTCAAAACTAGAAGATCCCATCTTCTAAATAGACATTGACTGGAAACCCACTTCTAGTTCTGATCCCCTTCTTCCTCAATGCAAAAGCTTCTGTACTGTATGGCCATTAGGCTAAACTAAATGGTTCATTTTGTCTGTTACAACTCATGGGTACTGAgtaataaatatactaaataaTTCTCCTACTAGGATATGAATAGGATGGCAGGAGGCAGCAGAGCACGTAAAGGGAAGTCCATATCTATGATAAGAGTGCATGTGAAAGGCTGGATTTTTCTGTGAGAAGAAATCAGAAGGAAAGggctgaaaataaaaatttcaccACTGAAGATGGTCTATTCCTCATAGAAGATAAGGGTTCAACGAGCCAGAATAGTGTCAAGTACCTCTATCTTTGCTGGTGTATAGGTTGAAGAATGATGTGGGAAAAGCCAAGATGGGCACAAAAAGTACTTCAAATAACAAAAACGGGACTAGAACAGAGAAGTTTGTTTCTAAAGCAGAATGCATTGAAGAATCAAAGGACATGATCGATGGAGATTTAGTGAAGAAACAGGAAGAATATTGAGGAACTGTAGTTGACTTGTCTAACTtgaaattgtcaaaaaataaCCTGGGAAATCAAGGAAGCAACAACATTTTAGCTGCTAACAAGAAGTGTTCTCATCATGCCTGctagagaattatataaatgcCTCGACCTTAAGCTTTACCTCCGTTAAATCCCAAAAAGAAGCTGACTTCGGTAATAAAGAGTCACTATATGAAAGGTTACAAAGTACACGAGTGCCTTCAGTTGCATCCGATTTTGAAAAGAGCAGGGggaataatgattttgataagAGGATCAAGTTGGTAGCTGTTTCTGATAAAACAATTCTGGTGAGAACCGCTTCATTGGGCTTATATTCTGCTTGGTTAGATCCTTACGAGTAGCCTTTTCATTCTATTTTGCCAGTTTATGGCCAAGTAACTACGGGTGGCAtcctggaaaaaaaaggaaaaagaaaacctatCTCATGTAAATGTCTTTTACAAGACAAGTACAAGAGCAGATATGCTATGTACTTATTTAACTTTTGCTCAAGTGCATGATGGCCAGTGATGAAATGCAGGGGAGAAGCGAAAGGTAATAAAAATGAAGCAACGTGAGAGTCCTAATTCGCCAACAGGAGGCCCTGATGAAGCTTACGGAGTGCTGAAACTTGAAAATCCTGATGTAGATACTCGTCCTTGAACAACTGCTGCCAATATCCCCTGCTAGAAGGCGGCCAACAGTGAACTTTATCTTGTATGTTATTCATTAGCCTCACGAGTTTGGGTATTGTTTCCCTCATCACTGCTATTTCTTTCTCCAAATCTGATTGTGCACCATAAATTTATTCTCTTTCAGTATTATGATTACATCATATGTTTTGCCTTCTGTATTTTTTCTGAACCCTGATACCCtgcttcacattttttctaatattcCTCCGACATCTGTGCAGGAGTTGCCATCATCTCCTGTTGGCACAAGAAGGAAAGGAAGATCGTTGTTCTCAGGTATCCTGATATGAGAGACTGGCCAGTACTCTGCCAAGAAACATCTGGATCAAAAACTTTGATGTGTGGATTGGAAGCTTTCAGCAAGGTCAATAACATTCAGCCAGGAGATGAATGTATCTTTGGAGTTGAGGATGTAGAAGAGGCTATATTTGTTTGGAAATTAAATGggaataattagaaaaattaaatgcaatcacgattttttcattattaaatctgcaattaaaagcaataattaaaataattaaaaataaaaataaatatgagaaaTAGTAAAGGTCTAGAAGAAACATGTGACTGTGATTTATCAcacattaatgttatttttatagataaacGCTTTCtctgcataaaaaataattttaaatataaatcgctattcttctaaaatttaataatccaTTAGAATTCTTGAACGCAACAAAAATTCTCCAaactttttaatcattttttttactctttttagttaataaaatataaaaaataaagtatagtAAAACttgagagaatatatatataatgaagatCTTTAAATATGTGTAGAGATATAAGATAGGCTAagtaaaatggaaaaatatttatttttttaaaagaatttatatgGTGAGATTGACATGCTTTCCATCCTAAGCACATGCCACACACGATtaccaattatattttaaacaaataaatatagtaaattaatttaatcatagaCATTagtatgataaaatattaattatattaacattAACCATTTAAATCTTGTACAatactgttaaaattttaaacggACAAATACAACAGTGAATTTAATAGTTATATATGCAGTGTAAAGctagataataaaaaatcttatactAAAATCCGAATCTAACCTTactcatatcatatcatatagTAAATTGATTTGATCATAGACCTTagataactaaaataattaaatattaattatattaaagttaACCATTTAAATCTTATACAATACCTTAAAATtctaaacaattaaattaataaaacttattaaaaagaatgaatatattaattataattttaaatcaagattgtaacaatatttatttattgcatgTTTGGAATCAAATTACAtttagaattgaattcaatttcacatatgatttaaatttaattaataacttattagaatttttatatttgagataaaatattaaatcatataattaaattcaattacacTATTTGGAATACATATGGAATTGAATTGAATCttaactattttgtttttaattcagaaattatttgtttgttaaataaaaacatttctctttgttaatgtgaaaatagaatctataaattatttatgataaatCATGATGGATGTtatgataaaaacaacaaaacaacataCAACATTAACATGCATGacataaaaaacattagaaagaaattattattattaacaacaacatcatattacttttttttaataatatataaagatattttcatACCAATTTTCACACAATAAAACTATTTCATCTACTCTTAAATAAGCTATTcaccattaaaaatatatatttataaaaaattattatatttcaataCCACACAAGAAACAGACATTTGTAAATCCATGATGGCAGTAGACTAACGATATACTTTCCTTAAACACCAATTAAGAAACTGTCTTTCATTTCCAtggtttctcttctctctttctatttcttttctctctttctctgttttttccaCCACCTTCACTATCACTTCAGAGACAAACCGGGGAATACCCAGCAAAACAATAATgtaatgaaataatatgatgAAGGCaattttcttgagaaaaaaaaccaaagcttttgttgaagaaaagaaatagacaGTAAAAAGAAGTTGTAGGgttttgagagaaaagaaaagggagtatttttttatttagaattcaaATTAGAAATCTCCTCTCTAATTAGTTTTTGcccattataattaaatttaattctaagaGTTACAGATATTTTGTTAGGGTTTGCATTGTTCGTAGCTAATATGTATAACATTCTCGAAGTTTGTTGTTCGATGTGGGTGCCATTTCAGAATTTACAGAACTAAAATgcccataatttatttatttatttattttgttatgaacTGATTTTCCATGTTTCGAGACACTATAGACTTGCATCACGTTTAGCATAGTACTTGATGTTAGGACTAGGAGGCAGGAGCCAcgttcctctctctttctttggtttgattATCATGATGATTTGTTTGTTCTTCCTTTGAGGCATGATATGTATTacaaaggattaaaaaaaaacaagaagattatTTGTCTTTAAACTATGCTTGTCTACATGCCAAAAAACATTATGCTTGGTTAACACTGTTGAAACTGAAAATCATCGTCCATGTGTCGAGAAGTGGAGGAAACATACACACTTAAGAAAACTGGAGAGACACATTGCTATATATAACCTTAAATAACCTCAATTGCAAGATCTGCACCAGCTGTGGCAGACACTTGATTTCGCTCTTTCAGTACCATTCCCCTCATCTTGATCAACCACGCCATCAACCTCACAATATAATCATACAAGCTAAGAGCAATGTACATTCCGATGCCACCAACAATCCCATTTGCTATAGAGTAAGTTAGTGGCATCAGAAGCATGGTAATAAAAGCAGGCACTGCTTCCTTGATGTTCTCCCAGTCGATATCCTTCACCACCTTCATCATCATAACTCCGACCATCACCAGTGATGGTCCGATAGCCCAAGGAGGTACGCTAGTTAACAGAGGAGTAAAAAACAGtgatacaagaaaataaaagccaACAGTCACGGCAGTTAGTCCTGTTCTACCCCCTTCTCTGATCCCGGCAGATGACTCGACATATGTTGCAGTTGTTGTGACTCCCAGTGTAGATCCCACAATTGTAGACCCTGCATCTACAAGGAATGCCATGTACTGCCCTTCAAAACTTCCCTTTTCGTTCACAAAACCTCCAATCTCAGCCATTGTGTACAATATGCCAGTGGTGCCTAGCATGTCTACATAGAATAAGGTTAGAAAAGCCAACCAGGCACCACTTGTGTTGAAACTAGTGAAACTTATAGCCCCAGCTGTGGATTGGATTTTGTGAAAATCCACCACTTTCTTGAAGTACTTGTAATTGTTGTCACCAAGTAGGGTTTGTGGAAAGTATGTCACAGCAGTTCCTCTAATCCATGATGTTAATGTGACAAAAAGAATGCCATAAATCATGCTGCCTTTGATTTCCTTCATTAACCCATAACATGTAATTAATAACCCAACTGAACCAAGCCAAAATGTTGGGCTCCGCATTTTGCCGGAAATGCATTCCCCAGTCACCGGATTTGTGCTCGAACATGCCGTCACCGTCACCAACGTGGACTGATCAGGCCCGACAAGGCCCACGCCTTGATGGATTTGCAAGCCGACGAAAGCTATGAAAAGCCCGATACCAGCTGCGCAGGCGAGCCGGATCGGTTTTGGTATGATCCTAGCGAACTTTTCTCTAAGCCCAAGAGCAGAAACTATGAAGAAGGCACAACCCTCAACCAGGACAATTGCCATTGCAGTCTTGTATGAAATAGGCCCGGAACCGTGAAACCCTACCATATTATAAGCCACAAAAGCATTAGGACCCATACCCGGGGCCAAGCCGAAAGGCAAATTTGCTAAAATTCCCATGGCAAATGACCCTATCATGGCTGATAAAACAGTAGCTACAATAAGGTCACTCTTGGTTTTATCAAGACAGCTTTGATACCCTTCATTGGGTTTAAGCATGCAGTCTGGACCAGCCGTTTGGTTCACCGGAGCAGAGCAGTCAGCAACGGAGCAGGTACCACCGGAGTCGGCAAGAATGGTAGCGTTAACAGTGATGATGTAAGCCATGGTGAGGAAAGTGGCGGTGCCAGCACGTAGTTCTTTAGTGAAAGTGCTCTTTCTTGCATCTAGCTTGAAGTATTTGCCAACCTTTGTCTTTGAGACTGCATCATTCAGACCTTTCTCCATATTTTTCCATGAACATGACAGTCGTGGACATAGCCCCTCtcccatttttttctctccctctctctagcGCTCTAGCTAGTGATGTATATGACGAGTGCTATATGCGATGTAGGGATGGTGTGTGCTGGTAGTGTGTGTGTGATGGGGTTATATGGAGAACTCAAGGGAATCCTTGTAAGATATTAGAGGACTGATCAGTACTGTGGGTGATGAAAGGGATGATGATTTGCCTGATTTAGGGGATATGCGTTACAAGAAAGAAGTACTAGTTTTAGCCTTTAGGTCTCGCCTAAAGAAATTGTGTAGTTtggattaataatattaaagtagcataaataaataaataaataaatatatttgggaTATGCATGGGGACTACTTTGTCTTGTCATATTATATATTTGGGATTTGGTTGTAGGAGAACCATATATAGAAATTAATCACAAGCAATATGCAAGCAAGATTCCTTTTTTGACtgattaattttcctttttctccctTAAATATTTCATAGCAACATACTAAATCCTTTGAATATGCATTTCTCGAACATTAAATATCTAGCTATATTTGTTGATTAATAATGTCCAATTATATCTATTAAAAGTAACCTATAGATAGGATAGGTAGATGGATAAGTACtgctatatatattcatggttttttcgcggaaataaatatattttttaatttttatctttagaatttcttttgaatttttttattgagaataattaatgtttctagggaataatttttcatttttcatttttcttttcaatattaatagttttttttgtttttttatataaaggatTGTAATAGCTTTTTAGTAATTGATATTtcgataaataaaaattaaatattttaggtgTCTCTTTATGGTTATAATGTTATTGGTCCTTCAAGGTTTTAACTTGTAACAAACTCCGTTTTAGTTTGCTCCTTTTATCTTGGTTGATATCAAAATCTAACGATCTTGGTGGTTTTTGCTTTGTGCTATTGAATTATCATGTTTGGAGATCGTAGAGAACATGCATCAGAGTTCAACGAATTCCAATtgcttattattattgaaaatcttGGTGGTTGGATCcataatagaataaaaatctTATGGATTCATGATGGAGTGGTTCACGTATAAAAAGATCATAACATTAGATATTTTCATGGTGAAAAAAGGTTTCTCACTAAGAAGTATCTATCCCACGAATAATTTAAACTCGAAGATGAGTTCCTTCTAATCCAAGAAGACTGATGCAAGagctttttaagaaaatatttttcttaaatatttttttttttttttgagtttagaaattttattttatttttgtatcaagTATTATTAGGCTTGTTTAATTTAcctatttgaatatttttattattattaatagagttattttttttctatataaaaaattgtaattactATTTGGCATGTAAaacttggaaaaacaaaaattaaatattttaatgtctCTGGATGGATTGATGAGATAAGTCCGGGTATTTGGTATGCGTGCAAGCCAGGACTCCACTGCTGCACGCATTCAAGCTTTAATTTAGAGACGTTCTTAagataatcaaattattttcgGTATccaatgttttaacacaaaatttaatgaattagaCCCACTTTATTCGACAACCacactatatatatagaattctgggaaataaattattatttctgtAGTTCCAACTTCGAAATCTTTGGAAGATCTATTATAATTTTGTAGTCATAGCTGATAGAGATCGGTCttcctaagttttttttttaaaataaataaataaaaataagaccAAATTCCACCAAAATGGTATCTGGAAACGCTTGGCATCCATGCGTGGTGATCGTTACTGTGTATTTGGTAATAATATACTTGagtttaaaaatactaaattgatACCTTTTGTACTTCCAATCGTATTTTACTACAAACACCAAATTAATGAGTCTTTAATCTATTTATAACAATAAGCGTGGGtcctaaaatattaatatgttttttaaaaaattatctttaattaatagCTACCAGATAGTTGTCCTATTCTACCACATGGTCAAGCAAAATCTTTttctaaaatcaaaaaacaatattcaaatattgttaAAAGTGTTTTCAAACCGTAATTATTAACAGaacatttgatatatatttaattaacaaagTAGATTAAGGATTATATGAGTcaataaacactaaaaaaagatattaataataactaaaaattaaattgtaaagtTGAGAAGTAGATTCGTATAAAAATATCTGATTATGCGTCGCGggaggttttttaattttgttaacgTAATTGCattgaacttatattttttataagaagaaaaataatttttgtgtgtgtgtatatatatatatatatatatagctgctAGGATGTCAAggaaccaattcaacccaataatttaaattgttagataatATCCTAAGATATGATactttattcttaatttttataaaataaataaagatggtgagattcgaactcatgatcGCTTAGTCATTAAAActctgatatcatattaaagaatcaattcaatttaatagcttaagctgttaagtaagatctcaagatatgatttatattttttttttttatgaaaattaatacaTAAACCATAAGATATCGTGGTCGCCCGCTGATTAATCTCAAGCCTTGCTta
It encodes:
- the LOC7463093 gene encoding adenine/guanine permease AZG2 produces the protein MGEGLCPRLSCSWKNMEKGLNDAVSKTKVGKYFKLDARKSTFTKELRAGTATFLTMAYIITVNATILADSGGTCSVADCSAPVNQTAGPDCMLKPNEGYQSCLDKTKSDLIVATVLSAMIGSFAMGILANLPFGLAPGMGPNAFVAYNMVGFHGSGPISYKTAMAIVLVEGCAFFIVSALGLREKFARIIPKPIRLACAAGIGLFIAFVGLQIHQGVGLVGPDQSTLVTVTACSSTNPVTGECISGKMRSPTFWLGSVGLLITCYGLMKEIKGSMIYGILFVTLTSWIRGTAVTYFPQTLLGDNNYKYFKKVVDFHKIQSTAGAISFTSFNTSGAWLAFLTLFYVDMLGTTGILYTMAEIGGFVNEKGSFEGQYMAFLVDAGSTIVGSTLGVTTTATYVESSAGIREGGRTGLTAVTVGFYFLVSLFFTPLLTSVPPWAIGPSLVMVGVMMMKVVKDIDWENIKEAVPAFITMLLMPLTYSIANGIVGGIGMYIALSLYDYIVRLMAWLIKMRGMVLKERNQVSATAGADLAIEVI